CAATCACCCCGTCCGACCCGCGACCGGTCGATAATCAAGACATGACCTCTCCAGGTTCGGGCGACGAGATCGGCCGGTTCCTCACGCTCGCAGACGCGGCCGAGATCCTCGCCGTCGACGTCGCGGCGGTCGACGAGCTGATCCGATCCGGTGAACTGCCCGCGATCCGCGTCGGCACCGCAGGGCCGTGGCGCATCGAGCGGCTGCAGCTCGAGGTCTGGATCGAGCTCCAGTACGAGGAGACCCGCAAGTTCTCGGCCTGGAACCAGGGCGAGTTCTCGAACATCGCCGAACTCTCAGGCGCTCGCACCGGGCGACTCCGGCCGGTCGACTGACTCGGCCGTCAGCGGAAGTCGACGACCAGGAGCCGCGAGAGCGGCACGATGCGATACCCGTGCAC
The sequence above is a segment of the Agromyces hippuratus genome. Coding sequences within it:
- a CDS encoding helix-turn-helix domain-containing protein, with amino-acid sequence MTSPGSGDEIGRFLTLADAAEILAVDVAAVDELIRSGELPAIRVGTAGPWRIERLQLEVWIELQYEETRKFSAWNQGEFSNIAELSGARTGRLRPVD